The Deltaproteobacteria bacterium DNA segment CGGGCAGATAAGTCTTTTTGATATAGCGAAGAAGAAGATCTTCGAGGAATGGGGGAAAATGAAACATAATCAGCAACAAACAAAGAGAGTCCCTTTGTCTTCGCAATTTTCGCAAGCCGCCCAGAGATGAATTGTCTCGAAGGCCAATGGAACCGGCGGGAACGAAAATTGCTTCGTCAAAAGGACTCTCTTTGTTTGTAACACGACGTACGAGCTTTATCAGAATTACTCTTTCAAATCAAACTTCAGCCCCATCGAGATGTCCCCCTCATAATAAGGGTATGGGGTCGCCCGCTTCACCGTGGCCACCGCCTCTTCGTCGAGGATCTCTGACCCCGACGACGCCACGACCGCCACGTTTTGCAGACTGCCGTCCGGGCCTATGCGAAAGCGAAGTTTTACCGTTCCCTCAATCCCGCGACGTCTTGCGGCGAGCGGGTAGCTTTTGGCCCGGATGATCCGCTGGCGAATGAGGTCGAGGACATCAGGCGCTCTGCTTTGGCCCGCAACGGAGTCAAAGCCGGATCCTGTGCCCCCCGCCGGCGTCGGCGAATTTCCTGTCCCAAATCCCGCCTTCGTCAAAACTTCGGCGGGCAGGCCCGGCTTATTCATGGCCACTTTCTCATCTTTCGCCGGAAGTTGTTTCTTGGCCG contains these protein-coding regions:
- a CDS encoding energy transducer TonB, with the protein product MNFRFSLGLSLFIHGLIVGVCLYLIIDDPFFWGGGLTGSNAVVMVELSDWEGEEGQGGVEDRKSKIEDRKEKEVLNVKNTAKKQLPAKDEKVAMNKPGLPAEVLTKAGFGTGNSPTPAGGTGSGFDSVAGQSRAPDVLDLIRQRIIRAKSYPLAARRRGIEGTVKLRFRIGPDGSLQNVAVVASSGSEILDEEAVATVKRATPYPYYEGDISMGLKFDLKE